One segment of Panicum virgatum strain AP13 chromosome 1K, P.virgatum_v5, whole genome shotgun sequence DNA contains the following:
- the LOC120697414 gene encoding rop guanine nucleotide exchange factor 11-like, which yields MMKEKFAKLLLGEDMSGTGKGVSSALALSNAVTNLAASVFGEHRKLEPMAPDTKERWKREVGWLLSVTDHVVEFVPTRQTAENGTTMEIMSTAQRRDLAMNIPALRKLDAMLIGYMDNFVDQTEFWYEKGGDNKRDDDKWWMPTVKVPSEGLSDVTRKWLQYQKECVNQVLKAAMAINAQVLVEMEIPEVYIESLPKKGKTSLGDAIYRSITEETFDPLEFLASMDLSTEHKVLDLKNRIEASTVIWKRKMQTKDSKSSWSSIVSFEKREQFEERAETILHLLKLQFPGTPQSQLDISKIQYNRDVGYALLESYSRVLESLAYSVMSRIEDVLAADAAAQNLTASEAARRLMESAEAPAARKLDAKEELEKLNEAPASMTLFDFMGWHFDQDELMKRREDGTLDPDAEAKLLKKAPSMAPAKKFSYVDSLSSGGMRSPSSRH from the exons ATGATGAAGGAGAAGTTCGCCAAGCTGCTGCTGGGCGAGGACATGTCCGGCACCGGCAAGGGCGTGTCGTCCGCGCTGGCGCTCTCCAACGCCGTGACCAACCTGGCGGCGTCCGTCTTCGGCGAGCACCGCAAGCTGGAGCCCATGGCGCCCGACACCAAGGAGCGCTGGAAGCGGGAGGTCGGCTGGCTGCTCTCCGTCACCGACCACGTCGTCGAGTTCGTGCCCACGAGGCAGACCGCGGAGAACGGCACAACCATGGAG ATCATGTCGACGGCGCAGCGGCGCGACCTGGCGATGAacatcccggcgctgcggaaGCTGGACGCCATGCTCATC GGGTACATGGACAACTTCGTGGACCAGACCGAGTTCTGGTACGAGAAGGGCGGCGACAACAAGCGCGACGACGACAAGTGGTGGATGCCGACGGTGAAGGTGCCGTCGGAGGGGCTGTCGGACGTGACCCGCAAGTGGCTGCAGTACCAGAAGGAGTGCGTGAACCAGGTGCTCAAGGCGGCCATGGCCATCAACGCGCAGGTGCTCGTGGAGATGGAGATCCCAGAGGTCTACATCGAGTCGCTCCCGAAG AAAGGGAAGACGAGCCTCGGCGACGCCATCTACCGGAGCATCACCGAGGAGACGTTCGACCCGCTGGAGTTCCTGGCCAGCATGGACCTGTCGACGGAGCACAAGGTGCTGGACCTCAAGAACCGCATCGAGGCCTCCACCGTGATCTGGAAGCGCAAGATGCAGACCAAGGACTCCAAGTCGTCGTGGAGCTCCATCGTGAGCTTCGAGAAGCGCGAGCAGTTCGAGGAGCGCGCCGAGACCATCCTCCACCTCCTCAAGCTCCAGTTCCCCGGCACGCCGCAGTCGCAGCTCGACATCTCCAAGATCCAGTACAACAGG GACGTCGGGTACGCGCTCCTGGAGAGCTACTCGCGCGTGCTGGAGAGCCTGGCGTACAGCGTCATGTCCCGCATCGAGGACGTGCtggcggcggacgcggcggcgcagaacctGACGGcgagcgaggcggcgcggcggctgatGGAGTCAGCGGAGGCGCCCGCCGCGCGCAAGCTGGACGCCAAGGAGGAGCTCGAGAAGCTCAACGAGGCGCCCGCCTCCATGACGCTCTTCGACTTCATGGGCTGGCACTTCGACCAGGACGAGCTCATGAAGCGCAGGGAGGACGGCACGCTCGACCCCGACGCCGAGGCCAAGCTCCTCAAGAAGGCGCCCAGCATGGCCCCCGCCAAGAAGTTCTCCTACGTCGACAGCCTCTCCTCCGGCGGCATGaggagcccctcctcgcgccATTGA
- the LOC120697421 gene encoding uncharacterized protein LOC120697421 — protein sequence MALLGDALRQAFLMPRRAYAALRDDEHCSLPRLRRPLAVAAACCVAAAAAAAACVSLGIVFPAEPAERPFCRERRMLEALPAAASSREEEPEAYRYRGGAFYMTTAEAADFYWMVVFVPSAILFGISLTYLVAGMSVAYAAPRRHPMICVVENNFCASRRGGVRCLAILNAVFAVVFGLMAIVLGSTLLALGSTCSVPLFWCYEITAWGLAILYGGTAFFLRRKAAVILDEGDYATHNVGLEMLESKLEVTPEMQRRISDGFKQWMGSSLLSSDDEDEASDDYIEHNVPSPTALVEQHRRENDLET from the exons atggCGCTGCTCGGCGACGCGCTGCGGCAGGCGTTCCTGATGCCGCGGCGCGCCTACGCGGCGCTCCGCGACGACGAGCACTGCTCCctcccgcgcctccgccgcccgctggccgtggccgccgcctgctgcgtcgcggccgccgcggccgccgcggcctgcgTCAGCCTAGGGATCGTGTTCCCCGCCGAGCCCGCCGAGCGGCCCTTCTGCCGGGAGCGCCGCATGCTCGaggcgctgcccgccgccgccagcagcagGGAGGAGGAGCCCGAGGCGTACCGCTACCGCGGGGGCGCCTTCTACATGACCACCGCCGAGGCTGCAGACTTCTACTGGATGGTCGTCTTCGTGCCCTCCGCCATCCTCTTCGGCATCTCGCTCACCTACCTTGTAGCTG GAATGTCTGTTGCATATGCTGCTCCAAGAAGGCATCCCATGATCTGTGTTGTTGAGAATAACTTCTGTGCTTCTAGAAGAG GTGGTGTTCGTTGCCTGGCTATACTTAATGCAGTTTTTGCGGTAGTATTTGGTCTCATGGCAATTGTTCTAGGATCAACATTGCTGGCCCTAGGAAGTACTTGCTCTGTTCCACTTTTCTGGTGCTATGAAATTACAGCCTGGGGTTTGGCAATCTTATACGGTGGCACAGCCTTCTTCTTGAGAAGGAAAGCTGCGGTTATCCTTGATGAGGGTGATTACGCTACCCACAATGTGGGTCTAGAGATGCTAGAGTCCAAATTGGAAGTGACTCCAGAGATGCAACGGCGCATAAGTGACGGTTTCAAGCAATGGATGGGTTCGTCCCTTCTTTCTTCtgatgatgaggatgaagctTCGGATGACTATATCGAGCACAATGTTCCTAGCCCTACTGCTTTGGTTGAACAACACAGGCGGGAGAACGATTTAGAGACCTGA